A window of the Chloroflexota bacterium genome harbors these coding sequences:
- a CDS encoding substrate-binding domain-containing protein produces the protein MSPKLGRWTGVGVVVALILVTTALTTLVNQAFFAPTDAGAAAPPQVDSLPDSGHAEDDPRAVEAAADPVATEPSAPTAASGLTAAADATADSGESGIAMGAAGDEESDAMEPEPGAGEIAPSIGTADAGRSHPSHTESPEPAPTLCVVADGDPEKLYWKFVEFHAERAADIVGVHLDYATHPEAAARVQAIEECVRSGAPMILATLADPQEIVPAMRAAAELGVRIASFGAGAEHADDAGSLIHVSIDDAAAARRAADQFTSAGVSGAVLCLIPNGVEESRRHICDELRLTFTGGAVDAHQLAATDPGRQIEDLLAAAPQTAGLLVLEADLLPHAIEAMANAQIAPVLGSIGEFPLNKLPFDQRDQIAFTVMDLARFEILLAAAALRLMHTYHPNARFFEGAMIFEGQPNVHTGGPRGGHERPASGVEPAPGSDGHDHSHDHVDGEGGEDHH, from the coding sequence GTGAGTCCAAAGCTCGGACGCTGGACGGGGGTCGGCGTAGTCGTAGCACTTATCCTGGTTACCACCGCTCTCACCACGCTGGTCAATCAGGCCTTCTTCGCGCCAACCGATGCCGGTGCGGCCGCACCCCCACAGGTCGATTCGCTTCCCGATTCCGGGCATGCCGAAGACGATCCCCGAGCGGTTGAAGCAGCGGCGGACCCGGTTGCGACTGAACCAAGCGCCCCGACAGCTGCTTCGGGCTTGACCGCCGCGGCGGATGCGACGGCAGACTCCGGTGAATCCGGAATCGCCATGGGGGCAGCCGGTGATGAGGAGTCCGACGCAATGGAACCGGAGCCGGGCGCCGGTGAGATTGCACCCAGCATCGGGACGGCCGATGCCGGTCGCTCCCACCCCTCCCATACCGAATCGCCGGAACCTGCGCCGACGCTGTGCGTGGTCGCCGACGGGGATCCAGAAAAGCTGTATTGGAAATTCGTCGAGTTTCACGCCGAACGGGCAGCCGATATCGTCGGCGTGCATCTGGATTACGCGACCCACCCTGAAGCCGCCGCAAGGGTTCAGGCGATTGAGGAGTGCGTCCGGAGCGGCGCGCCGATGATCCTGGCCACCCTGGCCGACCCCCAAGAAATCGTTCCGGCGATGCGCGCGGCGGCCGAACTGGGCGTGCGGATCGCCAGTTTCGGCGCGGGGGCCGAGCACGCGGACGATGCCGGTTCGCTAATCCACGTCTCGATTGACGACGCGGCGGCCGCTCGCCGCGCGGCCGATCAATTCACCTCCGCCGGAGTGTCCGGTGCAGTGCTCTGCTTGATCCCCAACGGCGTCGAAGAGTCTCGCCGTCACATCTGCGATGAACTCCGATTGACTTTCACGGGCGGAGCAGTCGATGCGCATCAGCTCGCCGCAACCGATCCGGGCAGGCAGATTGAGGATTTGTTGGCGGCCGCGCCGCAAACTGCCGGACTGCTGGTGCTTGAGGCCGATCTTCTGCCGCACGCAATTGAGGCGATGGCCAACGCCCAAATCGCGCCCGTGCTGGGTTCGATCGGCGAATTCCCGTTAAACAAGCTCCCGTTTGACCAGCGCGATCAGATAGCTTTCACGGTGATGGACCTAGCCCGATTCGAGATTTTGTTGGCCGCCGCCGCACTGCGGCTGATGCACACCTACCACCCGAACGCTAGGTTTTTCGAAGGGGCCATGATTTTCGAAGGCCAACCGAACGTCCACACCGGCGGGCCGCGCGGTGGCCACGAAAGACCAGCCAGCGGCGTGGAACCCGCACCAGGAAGCGACGGCCACGACCACAGCCACGACCACGTTGACGGGGAGGGTGGCGAAGACCACCACTGA
- a CDS encoding xanthine dehydrogenase family protein molybdopterin-binding subunit, translating into MAVVTGRPKEGATTGFKSIGTSPVRHDGVDKVTGRACYGADVFPGNLAYGAMLRSPHAHARIVSIDFSEALSLPGVLAVASASDLPQIDDHLAELGEGIDARISYKSQNMLAREKVLYDGHAIAAVAATDPHTAEFATRLINVEFELLPPLMSAAEAMAPGAPLIQPDVYTDHDGRQDEQPSNLAVHSLVGQGDPEAGFDAASLVLEREYSTATVHQGYIEPHNATARWLEDGQLEVWCSSQGAFAIRAELAELLDLSPARIRVHPMEIGGGFGGKLTSYLELPAALLARKCARPVKMTMSRSDVLRATGPTSASRTKVKVGVDDQGVITAARAEVVLESGMHPGSPLFQAMLMAFGPYWLENVEIEGWEVLVNKPHVHAYRAPGAPLTSFAVETLMNEIGDALGIDPLELRRRNAAVAGAWRADGTALPISGNVECLDAIEQSDHWQSPLGEPSGPGKARGRGFASGMWRNNTFESSLDLRLHADGSVTLTEGSVDIGGSRTSIALQLAEVLGVDVSTIQPVVVDTDSVGFNHSTGGSRTTNVTGQAAILAGRNLVAEMRERLAELWGADPENVEFSDGVFSESDRRIEFSDAAAQLAAAGQLPTATATVAPTVKAPSYAIHACDVEVDLETGKCDVLRWTVAQDAGRAIYPPYVEGQMQGAVAQGAGWALLEEYWYDDSGVMANDSLLDYRTPTALDLPLIEAIIVEVPNPAHPFGVRGVGEAPIVAAPAAAADAVARATGKRLRDLPISPPRVVSALRRPG; encoded by the coding sequence ATGGCAGTGGTCACGGGACGACCGAAAGAAGGAGCGACGACCGGATTCAAGTCGATCGGGACCAGTCCGGTACGCCACGACGGCGTCGACAAGGTGACCGGTCGCGCCTGCTACGGCGCGGACGTATTTCCCGGCAACCTGGCCTACGGGGCAATGTTGCGCTCCCCGCACGCCCACGCCCGGATCGTGTCGATAGATTTCTCCGAGGCGTTGTCCCTGCCCGGCGTGCTGGCGGTCGCCTCGGCCTCCGACCTCCCTCAGATCGACGACCACCTGGCCGAACTGGGGGAAGGGATCGACGCCCGCATTTCCTACAAGTCGCAGAACATGCTGGCGCGCGAAAAGGTTCTCTACGACGGGCACGCAATCGCGGCCGTGGCGGCCACTGATCCGCACACCGCCGAGTTTGCGACACGCCTGATAAACGTCGAATTCGAATTGCTGCCGCCGCTGATGTCGGCGGCAGAGGCAATGGCTCCGGGGGCGCCGTTGATTCAGCCAGACGTCTACACCGACCACGACGGCCGCCAGGACGAACAACCCTCCAACTTGGCGGTCCATTCGTTGGTTGGCCAGGGCGACCCGGAAGCCGGTTTCGATGCCGCCAGCCTGGTCTTGGAGCGCGAGTACTCGACCGCCACCGTCCATCAGGGTTACATCGAACCGCACAACGCCACCGCGCGTTGGCTTGAAGACGGTCAACTGGAAGTCTGGTGCTCGTCGCAGGGGGCGTTCGCGATCCGCGCCGAGCTAGCCGAGCTGCTGGATCTTTCGCCGGCCCGCATCCGGGTCCACCCCATGGAGATCGGCGGCGGTTTCGGCGGAAAACTTACCTCCTACCTCGAGCTGCCGGCGGCTTTGCTGGCGCGCAAGTGCGCCCGTCCGGTGAAGATGACGATGAGCCGTTCGGACGTCCTGCGGGCCACCGGTCCGACCTCGGCCAGCCGCACGAAGGTGAAGGTCGGGGTCGACGACCAGGGAGTGATAACCGCGGCCCGCGCCGAAGTGGTGCTCGAGTCCGGGATGCACCCCGGATCGCCGCTCTTCCAGGCGATGCTGATGGCCTTCGGGCCCTACTGGCTGGAGAACGTGGAAATCGAGGGCTGGGAGGTGCTGGTGAACAAGCCGCACGTCCACGCCTACCGCGCCCCCGGCGCCCCGCTGACGAGCTTTGCGGTCGAAACGCTGATGAACGAGATCGGGGACGCGCTCGGCATCGACCCGCTCGAATTGCGGCGCCGCAACGCCGCCGTGGCCGGCGCCTGGCGCGCCGACGGCACCGCGCTGCCGATTTCGGGCAATGTCGAATGCCTTGATGCGATCGAGCAGAGCGACCACTGGCAGAGCCCCCTTGGCGAGCCGAGCGGTCCGGGCAAGGCCCGCGGGCGCGGGTTTGCCAGCGGCATGTGGCGCAACAACACCTTCGAGTCCTCGCTTGACCTGCGCCTGCACGCCGACGGCTCAGTCACGTTGACCGAGGGTTCGGTGGATATCGGCGGTTCGCGGACTTCGATCGCTTTGCAGCTGGCCGAAGTACTGGGGGTCGACGTCAGTACCATCCAGCCGGTGGTCGTCGACACCGACTCGGTGGGATTCAACCACTCGACCGGTGGTTCGCGGACCACCAACGTGACCGGGCAAGCGGCCATCCTGGCCGGACGGAACCTGGTCGCCGAAATGAGAGAAAGACTGGCCGAACTCTGGGGCGCCGACCCGGAGAATGTCGAATTTTCCGACGGGGTGTTTTCAGAGTCCGACCGGCGAATTGAATTTTCCGACGCGGCCGCCCAACTGGCCGCCGCCGGCCAGTTGCCGACCGCCACCGCCACGGTGGCCCCCACGGTGAAAGCGCCCTCGTACGCGATCCATGCCTGTGACGTCGAGGTGGATCTGGAGACCGGCAAGTGCGACGTGCTGCGTTGGACGGTGGCCCAGGACGCCGGTCGGGCGATTTACCCGCCATACGTGGAAGGGCAGATGCAGGGCGCAGTCGCCCAGGGTGCCGGTTGGGCCCTGCTGGAGGAGTACTGGTACGACGATTCAGGCGTGATGGCCAACGATTCATTGCTCGACTACCGCACGCCGACCGCGCTGGACCTTCCCCTTATCGAGGCCATCATCGTCGAGGTCCCAAACCCAGCGCACCCGTTCGGGGTGCGCGGTGTCGGCGAGGCGCCGATCGTGGCCGCGCCGGCAGCCGCGGCCGATGCGGTCGCGCGCGCGACCGGAAAGCGGCTCCGCGATTTGCCGATATCGCCACCCAGGGTTGTTTCCGCGCTGCGCCGGCCCGGCTAG
- a CDS encoding histidinol-phosphatase, producing the protein MTSTAEILAFALELADCADAIAMRTYRGDQEIARKSDGSFVTPADVEAEAVMRARIAERFPEHAVLGEEEGDDSAARDSSARWILDPIDGTHSYMRGIPVWATLIAFERGGTKEVGVVSAPALGTRWWAGRGLGAFRGSAGGQIHDEIEQIQVSSVDNLAEAQVSCGDIVATLDCWPGARGLLDVAWRVRAFGDFWGFCLVAEGSADVMIDGADLSPWDVAALIPIVEESGGRFTDADGTGDRAAGPQIATNGRLHDEVVRRLTESASQ; encoded by the coding sequence ATGACTTCGACCGCCGAAATCCTTGCATTCGCGCTCGAACTTGCCGATTGCGCCGACGCGATCGCAATGCGGACCTACCGCGGCGATCAGGAAATTGCGCGCAAGTCGGACGGCAGCTTCGTGACGCCCGCCGACGTGGAGGCCGAAGCGGTGATGCGCGCCCGCATTGCCGAGCGTTTCCCGGAGCACGCCGTCCTAGGGGAAGAAGAAGGTGACGATTCCGCGGCCCGGGATTCGTCGGCGCGGTGGATTCTGGATCCGATCGACGGCACCCACAGCTACATGCGCGGAATCCCGGTCTGGGCTACCCTGATCGCTTTTGAACGGGGCGGAACCAAAGAGGTCGGCGTAGTCTCTGCGCCGGCGCTGGGAACGCGGTGGTGGGCGGGCCGCGGATTGGGCGCCTTCCGCGGTTCTGCCGGCGGGCAGATCCATGACGAAATTGAGCAAATCCAAGTGTCTTCGGTTGACAACCTCGCCGAGGCACAGGTCTCCTGCGGCGACATTGTCGCGACGCTCGATTGCTGGCCCGGTGCGCGGGGCCTGCTCGACGTTGCCTGGCGGGTGCGGGCGTTCGGCGATTTCTGGGGGTTCTGCCTCGTGGCGGAGGGTTCGGCGGACGTGATGATCGATGGCGCCGACCTGAGCCCGTGGGACGTGGCCGCGCTGATCCCGATAGTCGAGGAATCGGGTGGCCGATTCACCGATGCGGATGGGACCGGCGACCGTGCGGCGGGCCCCCAGATTGCCACCAATGGTCGGCTCCACGATGAAGTTGTGCGCAGGTTGACGGAGTCCGCGAGCCAGTAG
- a CDS encoding DUF3604 domain-containing protein yields MNSDSRRPPPQLRPADAASRPFSGIIAPFDSELLGRAWIDPREPVAAGTFGTWRVTFVCGRAGMDDGAHIRICERQVCDWERPQFDRPADSGYTTAETDGDAEVELAWFETLNERPFRRTLQVTIANGSLRPGERVVVTYGDRSGGGPGRRAQTFREPQSEFQVLADPFGAQRYFPVADHPYLGVFGDLASAIELRCGSQFLCGEAIALHVRLVDKWGNSDEQASARVEIAADSPVRGLPAEIEFTPADAGAKVVSGISVPAAGTLRFRASSPGLPPARSNPVHVLESLPRGRRVRWGDMHGQSRESVGTLDAADYFRFARDDAFVEFVGHQANDFQITNEFLARLGQLTAALHQPGRFVPFFGWEWSGNTTTGGDRNVHFLADSGPLHRSSHALLREVDDAAGDACPVSELHELLAGRRDVLLVPHVGGRYANLDFHDPSLEPVVELHSAHGTFEWLGRDARARGLKVGYLCGSDVHVGRPGAARPAVKAGEDGLGVTGGLAAVVTDELSREAIFEALRERRCYGTTGVRILVSADANSHPIGADVPLAPGVPLSIAGFVDGTAPIQRIDLLRDWEPLESLRPRRSADSKRLRVTWCGAASRGRRRSVLWSGRARVAANRILSVEGVGFDHPAEGIDCSDGNQVRWTSVTEGDMDGVELELADTGGLLEFDAGGVQFELDLDRMGDCVHTHAVGEIERRVQIERVTSGGPELVEFDWEIDPADLCDGGYHLRIVQSDCNCAWTSPFYVTGVGD; encoded by the coding sequence ATGAATTCAGATTCTAGGCGTCCCCCACCCCAGCTTCGACCGGCAGACGCGGCCTCGCGCCCGTTCTCCGGAATCATCGCCCCGTTCGACAGCGAATTGCTGGGCCGCGCCTGGATAGATCCCCGCGAACCGGTGGCCGCCGGCACGTTCGGCACCTGGCGCGTCACGTTCGTCTGCGGCAGGGCGGGAATGGACGACGGCGCCCACATCCGGATCTGCGAGCGCCAGGTGTGCGACTGGGAGCGGCCGCAATTCGATCGTCCCGCCGACTCGGGGTACACCACCGCCGAGACCGACGGGGACGCGGAGGTCGAACTGGCCTGGTTTGAGACCTTGAATGAGCGCCCGTTCCGCCGCACCCTGCAGGTGACGATCGCCAACGGCTCGCTGCGGCCCGGCGAACGGGTGGTGGTCACCTACGGCGACCGCTCGGGCGGAGGACCGGGCCGGCGCGCACAGACTTTCCGCGAACCCCAATCCGAGTTCCAGGTTCTGGCCGACCCCTTCGGCGCCCAGCGCTATTTCCCGGTCGCCGATCACCCCTACCTGGGCGTCTTCGGCGATCTCGCCAGCGCGATCGAATTGCGCTGCGGATCGCAGTTCCTGTGCGGCGAAGCAATCGCTTTGCACGTGCGGCTGGTGGACAAGTGGGGCAACAGCGACGAGCAGGCCAGCGCCAGGGTCGAAATTGCCGCCGATTCGCCGGTCCGGGGACTTCCCGCCGAGATCGAATTCACCCCCGCCGACGCGGGCGCGAAGGTGGTCAGCGGCATCTCGGTGCCTGCCGCCGGGACGCTCAGGTTCCGCGCCAGTTCGCCCGGGCTGCCCCCGGCGCGCTCGAACCCGGTGCACGTCCTGGAGAGCCTTCCGCGGGGTCGGCGGGTCCGCTGGGGCGACATGCACGGGCAGAGCCGCGAATCGGTGGGCACCCTGGATGCGGCCGATTACTTCCGGTTTGCGCGCGATGACGCCTTTGTCGAATTCGTCGGCCACCAGGCCAACGACTTCCAGATAACCAACGAGTTCCTGGCCCGGCTGGGCCAGCTGACCGCGGCGCTGCACCAGCCCGGACGCTTCGTGCCGTTCTTCGGCTGGGAGTGGTCGGGCAACACCACCACCGGCGGCGACCGCAACGTCCATTTCCTGGCCGATTCCGGCCCCCTGCACCGGTCCTCGCACGCCCTGCTGCGCGAAGTCGACGACGCCGCCGGCGATGCCTGCCCGGTCAGCGAACTGCACGAACTGCTCGCCGGGCGAAGGGACGTGCTGCTGGTCCCCCACGTCGGCGGGCGCTACGCCAATCTGGACTTTCACGACCCGTCGCTGGAGCCGGTCGTCGAGCTGCACTCGGCGCACGGCACGTTTGAATGGCTGGGCCGCGACGCCCGCGCGCGCGGGCTCAAAGTCGGTTATCTGTGCGGCAGCGACGTGCACGTCGGTCGTCCCGGGGCGGCGCGACCGGCGGTGAAAGCCGGCGAGGACGGGCTCGGCGTCACCGGCGGACTGGCCGCGGTGGTGACCGACGAGCTATCGCGCGAGGCGATTTTTGAGGCCCTGCGCGAGCGCCGCTGCTACGGCACGACCGGGGTCAGAATCCTGGTTTCGGCCGACGCCAATAGCCACCCGATCGGTGCCGACGTGCCGCTGGCTCCGGGCGTTCCTTTGTCGATTGCCGGGTTCGTGGACGGCACCGCGCCGATCCAGCGCATTGATCTCTTGCGCGACTGGGAGCCGCTCGAGTCGCTGCGGCCGCGCCGCAGCGCCGATTCGAAACGGCTGCGCGTCACCTGGTGCGGCGCCGCCAGCCGCGGCCGCCGCCGCTCGGTGCTTTGGTCGGGCCGCGCCCGCGTGGCGGCGAACCGGATCCTTTCGGTGGAAGGGGTGGGTTTCGACCACCCGGCTGAGGGCATCGATTGCAGCGACGGAAACCAGGTCAGGTGGACCTCGGTCACCGAGGGCGACATGGACGGGGTCGAACTCGAACTTGCCGATACCGGCGGCCTGCTCGAATTCGATGCCGGCGGCGTCCAATTCGAATTGGACCTGGACCGGATGGGAGATTGCGTTCATACCCACGCGGTCGGGGAGATAGAGCGTCGGGTGCAGATCGAAAGGGTCACGTCCGGCGGCCCCGAGCTGGTCGAATTCGACTGGGAGATCGATCCGGCCGATCTTTGCGACGGCGGCTACCATCTGCGGATCGTCCAGTCCGACTGCAACTGCGCCTGGACCAGTCCTTTCTACGTGACCGGCGTCGGCGATTGA
- a CDS encoding rhodanese-like domain-containing protein — protein MIQEVDLQRAKELIGEGIPIVDVREQRDYDSAHVPGAVHIPLNDILMDTSILPEGDILFVCNVGVTSRVASEMALAAGRANVYNMSDGTKGWVAEGNPVDSA, from the coding sequence ATGATCCAAGAAGTTGACCTGCAGCGCGCCAAGGAGCTCATCGGCGAGGGGATTCCGATCGTCGACGTGCGCGAACAGCGTGACTACGATTCGGCACACGTCCCGGGCGCCGTGCACATCCCATTAAACGACATCCTGATGGACACCTCGATCCTGCCCGAGGGCGACATTCTGTTCGTCTGCAACGTCGGCGTGACCAGCCGGGTAGCCTCGGAAATGGCGCTGGCCGCGGGCCGGGCGAACGTTTACAACATGTCAGACGGCACCAAGGGCTGGGTGGCCGAAGGCAACCCCGTCGACTCCGCCTGA
- a CDS encoding adenylyltransferase yields the protein MLLPEVGPLGQKKLLEASVVLIGAGGLGSPAAYYLAAAGVGKLGLVDHDVVEDSNLQRQIVHDTARVGVPKVDSARQTLTGLNPDIEVITHDEVINSENAMRIIADYDYVVNGCDNFPTRYLVNDACVLLGKTMIDGSVLKFEGMVSVFAPGCGCYRCMYPTPPPPELAPSCAEAGVLGVVPGVIGCLQAAETIKLILGLGESLEGRLLTWDALEMEFIAFKTKRRTDCPVCGDDPEIKELIDYEEFCGLPAPRQEREIAAVGAV from the coding sequence ATGCTCCTGCCCGAAGTGGGGCCGCTGGGCCAGAAAAAGCTGCTGGAAGCTTCGGTGGTCCTCATCGGCGCCGGCGGTCTCGGGTCACCGGCTGCCTATTACCTGGCCGCCGCCGGGGTCGGCAAGCTCGGACTGGTCGATCACGACGTGGTCGAGGATTCCAACCTGCAGCGACAGATCGTGCACGATACCGCCCGCGTCGGCGTGCCCAAGGTCGATTCGGCCCGCCAGACGCTGACCGGACTCAACCCGGACATCGAGGTGATCACCCACGACGAGGTGATCAACTCGGAGAACGCGATGCGGATCATCGCCGACTACGACTACGTCGTAAACGGCTGCGACAACTTCCCTACCCGCTACCTAGTCAACGACGCCTGCGTGCTCCTGGGCAAGACCATGATCGACGGTTCGGTCCTCAAATTCGAGGGCATGGTGTCGGTGTTCGCACCCGGTTGCGGCTGCTACCGCTGCATGTATCCGACTCCGCCACCCCCGGAACTGGCCCCCTCCTGCGCCGAAGCCGGGGTTCTGGGCGTAGTGCCCGGCGTTATCGGCTGCCTGCAGGCGGCCGAGACCATCAAGCTGATCCTGGGCTTGGGCGAATCACTTGAAGGTCGTCTGCTGACCTGGGACGCGCTCGAGATGGAATTTATCGCCTTCAAGACCAAACGCCGGACCGACTGCCCGGTGTGTGGCGACGATCCCGAAATCAAGGAGCTCATCGACTACGAGGAGTTCTGCGGCCTGCCGGCGCCACGCCAGGAGCGGGAGATAGCCGCGGTCGGAGCCGTCTAG
- a CDS encoding SDR family oxidoreductase, with amino-acid sequence MRGAAALVTGGGTGSGKACAEALAAAGVSVCVNYSRSADDAEATAAGIRDRGGNAFAHRASVADEDQVRGMVERTVAEFGRLDIVVNCAGITYFAPHDQLEALSDAQWDEVLKVNLSGSLYAIRCAIEHLKASPCGCVVSLSSIAAISGSGSSIPYAVSKAGQITITKSLARAFAPVRFNAIAPGVILTRWVDGKDDFVANYVDRTLLGRACTAEDIGHACLFLCQAPSITGQTLVIDSGFLLGQ; translated from the coding sequence CTGCGCGGGGCCGCCGCGCTGGTTACCGGCGGCGGCACCGGATCGGGCAAAGCCTGCGCCGAGGCATTGGCGGCGGCGGGCGTTTCGGTATGCGTGAACTACTCGCGCTCGGCCGATGACGCCGAAGCCACCGCTGCCGGGATTCGCGACCGCGGCGGAAACGCCTTCGCCCACCGCGCCTCGGTCGCCGACGAGGACCAGGTGCGGGGAATGGTCGAGCGCACGGTGGCCGAATTCGGGCGCCTGGACATCGTCGTCAATTGCGCCGGAATCACCTACTTCGCGCCCCACGATCAGCTGGAGGCGCTTTCCGACGCGCAGTGGGACGAAGTCCTGAAGGTGAACCTGAGCGGCTCGCTTTACGCGATCCGCTGCGCGATCGAACACCTCAAGGCTTCGCCCTGCGGCTGCGTGGTCTCGCTCTCCTCGATCGCCGCGATATCCGGTAGCGGGAGTTCGATCCCCTACGCCGTCTCCAAGGCCGGCCAGATCACGATCACCAAGTCGCTGGCGCGGGCATTCGCGCCGGTCCGCTTCAACGCCATCGCGCCCGGGGTGATCCTGACCCGCTGGGTCGACGGCAAAGACGATTTCGTCGCCAATTACGTCGATCGCACCCTGCTGGGCCGGGCCTGCACCGCCGAGGACATCGGCCACGCCTGCCTGTTCCTGTGCCAGGCGCCCTCGATTACCGGGCAGACGCTCGTTATAGATTCCGGGTTCCTGCTGGGCCAGTAA
- a CDS encoding serine acetyltransferase — protein sequence MRWPSDIQVVFDKDPAARNIFEVLLYQGLHALLLHRLAHALYRRGIPILPRLISQIARVITGGIEIHPGARIGRRFFIDHGSGVVIGATAEIGDDVMLYHQVTLGATGWWKDVGNAHGRRHPKIGNCVTIGSGASVLGPVTIGHNTKIGAMALVVEDVPPRSVVVAPSATYLVKEGLRTYGLRMRSSDVPPEYQI from the coding sequence ATCCGGTGGCCATCCGACATCCAGGTTGTTTTCGACAAGGACCCGGCGGCCCGCAACATATTTGAGGTGCTGCTCTACCAGGGCCTGCACGCGCTGCTTCTGCACCGCCTGGCGCACGCCCTCTACCGACGCGGGATCCCGATCCTGCCGCGGTTGATTTCTCAGATCGCGCGGGTGATCACCGGCGGAATTGAAATCCACCCCGGCGCCAGGATCGGACGGCGGTTCTTCATCGACCACGGGTCCGGCGTGGTGATCGGGGCGACGGCCGAGATCGGGGACGACGTGATGCTCTACCACCAGGTCACCCTCGGGGCCACCGGCTGGTGGAAGGACGTGGGCAACGCGCACGGGCGCCGCCACCCCAAGATCGGTAACTGCGTCACGATTGGATCCGGCGCTTCGGTCCTTGGCCCGGTAACCATCGGCCACAACACCAAGATCGGGGCGATGGCGCTGGTAGTCGAGGACGTGCCGCCGCGCTCGGTGGTGGTGGCCCCGTCGGCCACCTACCTGGTCAAAGAGGGCCTGCGCACCTACGGACTGCGGATGCGTTCGTCCGACGTGCCGCCCGAATACCAGATCTGA